In the Mya arenaria isolate MELC-2E11 chromosome 11, ASM2691426v1 genome, one interval contains:
- the LOC128208584 gene encoding protein starmaker-like encodes MKTPPDVGIQPEVTRQNAQEDTGLSQTAQQDDTGLSQTAQQDDTGLSQTAQQDVTGLSQTAQQDDTGLSQTAQQDDTGLSQNAQQDDTGLSQTAQQDVTGLSQTAQQDDTGLSQTAQQDDTGLSQTAQQDDTGLSQTAQQDVTGLSQTAQQDETDDTGVSPTAHQDDTGLSQIAHQDDTGLSQIAQQEDTGFSPTAQQDDTGLNPTAQQDDTGLSPTAQQDDTGLNPTAQQDDTGLSPTAQQDDTGLNPTAQQDDTGLSPTAQQDDTGLNPTAQQDDTGLSPTAQQDNTGLGPTAQQDDTGLSQAAQQDDTGLSQTAQQDDTGLSQTAQQDDTGLSQTAQQDDTGLSQTAQQDDTGLSQTAQQDDTGLSQTAHQDVTGLSQTAQQDNTGLSQTAQQDDTGLSQIAQQDDTGYGQTTQQDDTGCQTDQQDDTGLSQIAQQDDTGLSKIAQEDTGLSQNAPSDDTGLSQNAQEDTGFCPTAHQDDTGLSPTAHQDDTGLSQIAHQDDTDLSLTAHQDDTGLSPTAQQDDTGLSQTAQQNDTG; translated from the exons ATGAAGACACCACCTGATGTTGGGATTCAACCAGAAGTCACACG CCAGAATGCACAAGAGGACACTGGTTTGAGCCAGACTGCACAACAAGATGACACTGGTTTGAGCCAGACTGCACAACAAGATGACACTGGTTTGAGCCAGACTGCACAACAAGATGTCACTGGTTTGAGCCAGACTGCACAACAAGATGACACTGGTTTGAGCCAGACTGCCCAACAAGATGACACTGGTTTGAGCCAGAATGCACAACAAGATGACACTGGTTTGAGCCAGACTGCACAACAAGATGTCACTGGTTTGAGCCAGACTGCACAACAAGATGACACTGGTTTGAGCCAGACTGCACAACAAGATGACACTGGTTTGAGCCAGACTGCACAGCAAGATGACACTGGTTTGAGCCAGACTGCACAACAAGATGTCACTGGTTTGAGCCAGACTGCACAACAAGATGAAACTG ATGACACTGGTGTGAGCCCAACTGCACACCAAGATGACACTGGTTTGAGCCAGATTGCACACCAAGATGACACTGGTTTGAGCCAGATTGCACAACAAGAGGACACTGGTTTCAGCCCAACTGCACAACAAGATGACACTGGTTTGAACCCCACTGCACAACAAGATGACACTGGTTTGAGCCCGACTGCACAACAAGATGACACTGGTTTGAACCCAACTGCACAACAAGATGACACTGGTTTGAGCCCAACTGCACAACAAGATGACACTGGTTTGAACCCAACTGCACAACAAGATGACACTGGTTTGAGCCCAACTGCACAACAAGATGACACTGGTTTGAACCCAACTGCACAACAAGATGACACTGGTTTGAGCCCGACTGCACAACAAGATAACACTGGTTTGGGCCCGACTGCACAACAAGATGACACTGGTTTGAGCCAGGCTGCACAACAAGATGACACTGGTTTGAGCCAGACTGCACAACAAGATGACACTGGTTTGAGTCAGACTGCACAACAAGATGACACTGGTTTGAGTCAGACTGCACAACAAGATGACACTGGTTTGAGCCAGACTGCACAACAAGATGACACTGGTTTGAGTCAGACTGCACAACAAGATGACACTGGTTTGAGCCAGACTGCACACCAAGATGTCACTGGTTTGAGCCAGACTGCTCAACAAGATAACACTGGTTTGAGCCAAACTGCACAACAAGATGATACTGGTTTGAGTCAGATTGCACAACAAGATGACACTGGTTATGGCCAGACTACACAACAAGATGACACCGGTTGCCAGACTGATCAACAAGATGACACTGGTTTGAGCCAGATTGCACAACAAGATGACACTGGTTTGAGCAAGATTGCACAAGAGGACACTGGTTTGAGCCAGAATGCACCATCAGATGACACTGGTTTGAGCCAGAATGCACAAGAGGACACGGGTTTCTGCCCAACTGCACACCAAGATGACACTGGCTTGAGCCCAACTGCACACCAAGATGACACTGGTTTGAGCCAGATTGCACACCAAGATGACACTGATTTGAGCCTAACTGCACACCAAGATGATACTGGTTTGAGCCCAACTGCACAACAAGATGACACTGGTTTGAGTCAGACTGCACAACAAAATGACACTGGTTAG
- the LOC128208586 gene encoding uncharacterized protein LOC128208586: KVNIFATCSLRSGYINLFSIAYIGKSGKMTDSSLRYFVAISENKRKEMELRNQESKIDDLKKKMLTKYWKDKIGVFDEMIRLNVKTPTYKTDRTKGSEDGQSTTMSLGPMNIDSKLLSSRPVTLQKGNKPGTRIEPIINIEGTDAVCYPNKEAKRGRRVGLNQQILRRIEQCKTLEDSIASIRCKSARRAVSDDSFRNNWLDAQRPQTAPGLSKNGGRKDRKKRPDTGKSESSDVVRRPSTTASSYRREGFITSTPEQKRPSTSVSFRIDSDCT; the protein is encoded by the coding sequence AAAGTCAATATCTTTGCTACTTGCTCACTCAGATCTGGATATATCAACTTATTTTCCATAGCATATATCGGGAAGTCAGGCAAGATGACGGACTCCAGTCTGAGATATTTTGTTGCAATTTCTGAAAACAAACGAAAGGAAATGGAATTACGCAACCAAGAATCAAAAATTGACGATTTGAAGAAAAAGATGTTAACAAAATACTGGAAAGACAAAATTGGAGTGTTTGACGAAATGATTCGCTTGAATGTTAAGACACCAACGTACAAAACTGATCGTACGAAAGGAAGCGAAGATGGTCAGTCTACAACGATGTCGCTGGGACCAATGAATATAGATTCGAAACTGCTAAGCAGCAGACCCGTAACCCTTCAAAAAGGGAACAAACCAGGGACTCGGATTGAACCAATCATTAACATTGAGGGAACTGACGCGGTTTGTTACCCAAATAAGGAGGCCAAAAGGGGTCGCCGGGTCGGCCTTAATCAACAGATATTAAGGCGAATAGAACAGTGTAAGACTTTGGAGGATAGCATTGCCTCCATTAGGTGTAAAAGCGCGCGGAGGGCTGTTTCCGACGATAGTTTCCGGAATAACTGGTTAGACGCACAACGACCCCAAACGGCTCCTGGCTTGTCAAAGAACGGAGGTCGGAAGGATCGGAAAAAGCGACCGGATACGGGCAAGTCGGAGTCAAGCGACGTCGTACGTCGACCTTCGACCACTGCCAGCTCCTACCGTCGGGAAGGATTTATTACGTCAACGCCAGAACAAAAACGTCCATCGACGTCGGTTTCTTTCCGCATAGATTCCGACTGTACTTGA
- the LOC128209498 gene encoding uncharacterized protein LOC128209498, with the protein MCHASSRYDSTLHFHRFPSDPTVKLQWIENITRNGRCPMKIIDSSIICSKHFTEDDYCNWTPVRKRLNKGAVPTVFAAPPEDGGPLSDMRPWPIRRARRRSRKLIESEASYNAERNDVSNLEKMQLNTSSSNSTCRPEVTDVHVSPYTVHPLPRQFVMNTCTSSDLGDATTMKDGNEAPNACNNEDIDTYVAGKLTHVTKVNDEDAKTRLCKTEDSDKCIANYLDGISKIKVKYAEANLCKNDVIDSRPEDNHGTDVTLHAREKYRDEYITQRSVTSCRRRDNCEEPTSVDFEQLRSAFTLKHEQKTESESNELELRKKKCLESHISKIWNKHELK; encoded by the exons ATGTGCCACGCAAGTTCAAGGTACGATTCAACGCTGCATTTTCATCGTTTTCCAAGCGACCCGACGGTGAAATTACAATGGATAGAGAACATCACGAGAAATGGACGTTGTCCTATGaag ATAATCGACTCTTCCATAATCTGCTCGAAGCACTTCACAGAAGACGACTACTGCAATTGGACGCCCGTCCGCAAGCGCCTAAATAAAGGGGCCGTCCCTACAGTGTTCGCGGCCCCACCTGAGGACGGTGGCCCCTTGAGCGACATGCGGCCCTGGCCCATTCGGCGCGCGAGACGGAGAAGCAGAAAGCTGATAGAGTCTGAGGCTTCTTATAACGCCGAAAG AAACGATGTCAGCAATTTGGAGAAAATGCAACTTAATACATCGTCATCAAACTCCACATGTCGACCGGAAGTGACAGACGTGCACGTGAGCCCATATACTGTACATCCGTTACCAAGGCAATTTGTGATGAATACATGTACGTCTTCTGACCTTGGAGATGCTACTACGATGAAGGACGGGAATGAAGCACCAAATGCATGTAATAATGAAGATATTGATACGTACGTGGCTGGTAAACTTACTCACGTCACCAAGGTCAATGACGAAGATGCCAAAACAAGACTATGTAAAACTGAAGACAGTGATAAATGCATTGCTAATTACCTTGATGGTATTTCCAAGATCAAGGTTAAATATGCTGAAGCAAATCTGTgtaaaaatgacgtcattgattCTCGTCCTGAAGACAATCACGGTACTGATGTCACCTTACATGCACGTGAAAAATACAGAGATGAATATATCACACAGCGCAGCGTTACCAGCTGTAGAAGACGTGATAACTGTGAGGAACCTACTTCTGTTGATTTCGAGCAACTGCGTTCAGCTTTCACTTTAAAACACGAACAGAAGACAGAATCTGAATCCAACGAACTGGAACTTCGAAAAAAGAAATGCCTCGAGAGCCATATAAGTAAAATTTGGAACAAGCAcgagttaaaataa
- the LOC128209992 gene encoding actin-3-like isoform X1, protein MNTMVTGLRHDMSSLVPLVIDPGSETLKAGFAGDEQPLIVCPDLVCKEKEPDTCKSDRILDPDKYEFKPIEHAKDFEQAGLPPGLMDAVNSILEAEGHSPEVPCPLHVIEAPVEHGIVVDWEAMVDVLDLCFKERLAVSPSEHPVLMTESPINTNYLRERLTEIMFENFQVPAFYLKDTSSLSLLSAGLETGVVVESGDGCTYTSVVHEGHVIRQTIPKTFYAGNDVTRYVVEMLKKHKECNNLNGDIIAVAKDIKERLCFVSEDFDADLKLAKSIDLYERKYELSSGKQISLNLERLYAGESLFFPEMFGCNCPGLHKQICRTLKMCDPEIRREACTNILLSGGNTLFPGMTTRLQMEMNRALPASLGAQVLEIPNQQLFAAWIGGSRFANSEAMLDRWIYKADYEEKGAAVVNKKCKS, encoded by the exons ATGAATACAATGGTGACAGGACTAAGACACGATATGTCATCCCTGGTGCCTCTTGTCATTGACCCTGGGTCAGAAACCCTTAAAGCTGGATTTGCGGGTGACGAGCAGCCTTTAATCGTGTGTCCAGACCTTGTCTGTAAG GAAAAAGAACCGGATACATGTAAATCCGACAGGATTTTGGACCCAGATAAATACGAATTCAAACCGATAGAACATGCCAAAGACTTTGAG CAAGCCGGGCTGCCGCCGGGGCTGATGGATGCGGTGAACTCCATCCTAGAGGCGGAAGGTCACTCCCCAGAGGTGCCGTGTCCGCTCCACGTCATAGAAGCGCCGGTGGAGCATGGAATCGTGGTGGATTGGGAGGCCATGGTCGACGTCCTTGACCTTTGCTTCAAGGAACGACTCGCCGTCTCTCCGAGCGAACATCCGGTGCTTATGACAGAATCTCCTATTAACACAAATTACCTCCGCGAAAGATTGACTGAAATTATGTTCGAAAATTTCCAGGTACCCGCGTTCTACCTTAAAGACACGTCTTCTCTGTCATTACTGAGCGCGGGCCTTGAAACAGGCGTCGTTGTCGAGTCGGGGGATGGATGTACGTATACGAGTGTCGTGCACGAGGGTCACGTGATAAGACAAACCATACCTAAGACGTTCTATGccggaaatgacgtcactaGGTATGTTGTTGAGATGCTGAAAAAACATAAAGAGTGCAATAATTTGAATGGAGATATTATTGCTGTAGCTAAAGATATAAAGGAGAGGCTATGTTTTGTGTCGGAAGACTTCGATGCTGACCTTAAGTTGGCAAAATCTATAGACCTgtatgaaagaaaatatgaGCTGTCTTCCGGTAAgcaaatatctttaaatttagAGCGTCTCTACGCTGGCGAGAGTTTGTTTTTTCCGGAAATGTTTGGATGCAATTGCCCCGGACTACACAAACAAATTTGTCGGACATTGAAAATGTGTGATCCCGAAATCCGTCGGGAGGCGTGCACAAATATACTGTTATCCGGCGGAAATACACTGTTCCCAGGAATGACGACCCGTCTACAAATGGAAATGAATCGTGCACTACCGGCCAGCCTAGGGGCGCAGGTTCTAGAAATCCCGAACCAGCAACTGTTCGCGGCGTGGATCGGGGGGTCCCGCTTTGCGAATTCAGAGGCTATGTTAGATCGTTGGATTTACAAGGCGGATTATGAGGAAAAAGGAGCCGCTGTAGTGAACAAGAAATGTAAATCTTAA
- the LOC128209992 gene encoding actin-3-like isoform X2, whose amino-acid sequence MNTMVTGLRHDMSSLVPLVIDPGSETLKAGFAGDEQPLIVCPDLVCKQAGLPPGLMDAVNSILEAEGHSPEVPCPLHVIEAPVEHGIVVDWEAMVDVLDLCFKERLAVSPSEHPVLMTESPINTNYLRERLTEIMFENFQVPAFYLKDTSSLSLLSAGLETGVVVESGDGCTYTSVVHEGHVIRQTIPKTFYAGNDVTRYVVEMLKKHKECNNLNGDIIAVAKDIKERLCFVSEDFDADLKLAKSIDLYERKYELSSGKQISLNLERLYAGESLFFPEMFGCNCPGLHKQICRTLKMCDPEIRREACTNILLSGGNTLFPGMTTRLQMEMNRALPASLGAQVLEIPNQQLFAAWIGGSRFANSEAMLDRWIYKADYEEKGAAVVNKKCKS is encoded by the exons ATGAATACAATGGTGACAGGACTAAGACACGATATGTCATCCCTGGTGCCTCTTGTCATTGACCCTGGGTCAGAAACCCTTAAAGCTGGATTTGCGGGTGACGAGCAGCCTTTAATCGTGTGTCCAGACCTTGTCTGTAAG CAAGCCGGGCTGCCGCCGGGGCTGATGGATGCGGTGAACTCCATCCTAGAGGCGGAAGGTCACTCCCCAGAGGTGCCGTGTCCGCTCCACGTCATAGAAGCGCCGGTGGAGCATGGAATCGTGGTGGATTGGGAGGCCATGGTCGACGTCCTTGACCTTTGCTTCAAGGAACGACTCGCCGTCTCTCCGAGCGAACATCCGGTGCTTATGACAGAATCTCCTATTAACACAAATTACCTCCGCGAAAGATTGACTGAAATTATGTTCGAAAATTTCCAGGTACCCGCGTTCTACCTTAAAGACACGTCTTCTCTGTCATTACTGAGCGCGGGCCTTGAAACAGGCGTCGTTGTCGAGTCGGGGGATGGATGTACGTATACGAGTGTCGTGCACGAGGGTCACGTGATAAGACAAACCATACCTAAGACGTTCTATGccggaaatgacgtcactaGGTATGTTGTTGAGATGCTGAAAAAACATAAAGAGTGCAATAATTTGAATGGAGATATTATTGCTGTAGCTAAAGATATAAAGGAGAGGCTATGTTTTGTGTCGGAAGACTTCGATGCTGACCTTAAGTTGGCAAAATCTATAGACCTgtatgaaagaaaatatgaGCTGTCTTCCGGTAAgcaaatatctttaaatttagAGCGTCTCTACGCTGGCGAGAGTTTGTTTTTTCCGGAAATGTTTGGATGCAATTGCCCCGGACTACACAAACAAATTTGTCGGACATTGAAAATGTGTGATCCCGAAATCCGTCGGGAGGCGTGCACAAATATACTGTTATCCGGCGGAAATACACTGTTCCCAGGAATGACGACCCGTCTACAAATGGAAATGAATCGTGCACTACCGGCCAGCCTAGGGGCGCAGGTTCTAGAAATCCCGAACCAGCAACTGTTCGCGGCGTGGATCGGGGGGTCCCGCTTTGCGAATTCAGAGGCTATGTTAGATCGTTGGATTTACAAGGCGGATTATGAGGAAAAAGGAGCCGCTGTAGTGAACAAGAAATGTAAATCTTAA
- the LOC128207428 gene encoding uncharacterized protein LOC128207428 translates to MLFHDGAYMEGRENDSDDERRSEDEANGEADDRDGRFVESQEHPEFMQSREIKNLKPYYSGSTLDDRNAEMRKSIYYIRQNWDEYSTFTELLKNLFLNYGGHFEFEDKATKDDFENLMCKKRTWLCEDDLLEKREVTYEAVRLYTSDEGYRRIYRLCNHVFRDENCLVSVEEIRAVVFLIELISIDLYNYCMVHPASRNFRGTVWRGLVLGEEDFSLFRTLRSAPLQDRNIAVPLVLFSASSKLRIARKFIKHRMKEAEKQGKQLHPIVYKINIIGLKSDFITHFKKRFPRLTLTTIGAVDIHEISRHPGEREVLLRGPYTLILDVFEDAGDLVGRPCSVLEALVITSNRDHITTSVPGPEDDLARKMYGAMVTVTRAEYCVEYYRKKGLAKDEEEYESILSEGQKTLDYLWDISVEQFSK, encoded by the exons ATGCTATTTCACGATGGGGCATATATGGAAGGACGCGAAAATGACAGTGACGACGAACGGAGATCTGAGGATGAGGCAAATGGAGAGGCGGATGACAGGGATGGCCGCTTTGTGGAGAGTCAGGAACATCCGGAATTCATGCAGAGCCGTGAAATTAAGAACCTGAAGCCTTACTACAGCGGCAGCACGCTGGATGACCGCAACGCCGAGATGCGGAAGTCGATATACTACATTCGGCAAAATTGGGACGAGTACTCCACATTTACAGAATTGCTTAAGAATTTATTTCTGAACTATGGTGGCCATTTCGAGTTTGAAGATAAAGCTACCAAGGATGATTTTGAGAATTTAATGTGTAAAAAGCGCACGTGGCTATGCGAGGATGATTTATTGGAGAAGAGGGAAGTGACGTATGAAGCGGTGCGTCTGTACACGTCTGACGAGGGATACCGCCGCATATACCGATTGTGTAACCACGTTTTCAGGGACGAAAACTGTCTTGTTTCCGTTGAGGAGATAAGAGCGGTTGTGTTCTTGATAGAGCTCATAAGTATTGACCTGTACAATTATTGCATGGTACATCCGGCTAGTAGAAACTTCCGAGGGACGGTGTGGCGGGGATTGGTTCTCGGAGAGGAGGATTTTTCCCTCTTCCGGACGCTTAGGAGCGCACCCTTACAAGACCGCAATATAGCAGTGCCGTTAG TGCTGTTTTCCGCCAGCTCAAAATTAAGAATTGCCCGGAAGTTTATCAAGCATCGAATGAAGGAGGCTGAAAAACAGGGGAAGCAGCTGCACCCAATAGTGTACAAAATCAACATTATAGGTCTTAAGTCGGACTTCATCACACATTTCAAAAAACGATTCCCGAGACTCACGCTCACGACCATAGGTGCTGTGGATATTCACGAGATTTCCCGACATCCGGGGGAACGGGAAGTGCTGTTACGCGGACCCTATACTCTCATTCTTGACGTGTTTGAAGACGCCGGAGACCTTGTTGGTCGGCCATGCAGCGTTCTAGAGGCGCTTGTTATCACATCCAATCGCGACCACATTACCACCTCCGTTCCGGGACCGGAAGATGACCTGGCGCGCAAAATGTACGGTGCCATGGTGACCGTGACGCGGGCGGAGTACTGTGTTGAATATTACCGGAAGAAGGGACTAGCCAAAGATGAAGAGGAATATGAAAGCATTTTAAGTGAAGGACAAAAGACTTTAGACTATTTATGGGATATAAGcgttgaacaattttcaaagtaa